A stretch of the Sulfuritortus calidifontis genome encodes the following:
- a CDS encoding CheR family methyltransferase has product MAISNFPGNRADREFDFTQRDFEEVRKLIYAHAGISLSDAKVDMVYSRLARRLRATGLTTFQDYLALLRGNDEAEWEAFVNSLTTNLTSFFREAHHFTILKDFLKQRRERPINIWCCASSTGEEPYSIAMTAIESLGDGAGTAVKIQASDLDTNVLRKAQDGIYPIDRISKLSEAQQRRFFLKGTGGKEGMARVRPELQGMINYFRLNLLDKHWSVKGPLDAIFCRNVMIYFDKPTQYKILQQMKPLLKPDGLLFLGHSEALYHASDLFRLRGQTVYVHAEAAGKGHK; this is encoded by the coding sequence ATGGCGATCAGCAATTTCCCCGGCAACCGGGCAGACCGCGAGTTCGATTTCACCCAGCGCGACTTCGAAGAGGTGCGCAAGCTGATCTATGCGCATGCCGGCATCAGCCTGTCGGATGCCAAGGTCGACATGGTCTACAGCCGCCTCGCCCGCCGGTTGCGGGCGACCGGCCTGACCACCTTCCAGGATTATCTGGCGCTGCTCAGGGGCAACGACGAGGCCGAATGGGAGGCCTTCGTCAATTCCCTGACCACCAACCTCACCTCGTTCTTCCGTGAGGCACACCACTTCACCATCCTCAAGGATTTCCTCAAGCAGCGGCGCGAGCGCCCGATCAACATCTGGTGCTGCGCCTCGTCGACCGGCGAGGAGCCCTATTCGATCGCGATGACCGCGATCGAGAGTCTCGGCGACGGCGCCGGCACGGCGGTCAAGATCCAGGCCTCCGACCTCGACACCAACGTCCTGCGCAAGGCCCAGGATGGCATCTATCCGATCGATCGGATCAGCAAGCTGTCCGAGGCCCAGCAGCGTCGTTTCTTCCTCAAGGGCACCGGCGGCAAGGAAGGCATGGCCCGGGTGCGGCCGGAGCTGCAGGGCATGATCAACTATTTCCGGCTCAACCTGCTGGACAAGCACTGGTCGGTGAAAGGCCCGCTGGATGCCATCTTCTGCCGCAACGTCATGATCTATTTCGACAAGCCGACCCAGTACAAGATCCTGCAGCAGATGAAGCCGCTCTTGAAGCCGGACGGCCTGCTCTTCCTCGGCCACTCCGAGGCGCTCTACCACGCCTCCGACTTGTTCCGCCTGCGCGGCCAGACCGTCTACGTCCACGCCGAGGCCGCCGGGAAGGGGCACAAATGA
- the cheD gene encoding chemoreceptor glutamine deamidase CheD, translating into MSHPAYEEVLAPTQYYDRNFQIEAAKILPGEYYVTGRDMLLVTVLGSCVAACVRDPKTGIGGMNHFMLPESGDAANVLSSSARYGGYAMEMLINQLIKLGASRSRLEAKVFGGAAVLRGFTTVNVGESNSDFVLDYLSNEKIRVVSQDLRGLYPRKVYFFPASGRVLVKTLKTVHNNTIVEREKEYGSRLKSSTIAGDVELF; encoded by the coding sequence ATGAGCCACCCGGCCTACGAGGAAGTCCTCGCCCCGACCCAGTATTACGACCGCAATTTCCAGATCGAGGCGGCCAAGATCCTGCCCGGCGAGTACTACGTGACCGGCCGCGACATGCTGCTGGTGACGGTGCTCGGCTCCTGCGTGGCGGCCTGCGTGCGCGACCCGAAGACCGGCATCGGCGGCATGAACCATTTCATGCTGCCCGAAAGCGGCGATGCCGCCAACGTGTTGTCATCCTCCGCCCGCTATGGCGGCTACGCCATGGAGATGCTGATCAACCAGCTGATCAAGCTGGGCGCCAGCCGCAGCCGGCTCGAGGCCAAGGTCTTTGGTGGCGCCGCCGTGCTGCGCGGCTTCACCACGGTCAACGTCGGCGAAAGCAACAGCGATTTCGTGCTCGACTACCTGAGCAATGAAAAGATTCGCGTCGTCTCCCAGGACCTGCGCGGCCTCTACCCGCGCAAGGTCTATTTCTTCCCCGCCAGCGGCCGGGTGCTGGTCAAGACCCTGAAGACCGTGCACAACAACACCATTGTCGAGCGCGAGAAGGAATACGGCAGCCGCCTCAAGTCGTCCACCATCGCCGGCGACGTGGAGCTGTTCTGA
- a CDS encoding protein-glutamate methylesterase/protein-glutamine glutaminase — MFKIKVLIIDDSALIRSVLKELINSQPDMEVVGVAPDPYAARELIKETNPDVLTLDVEMPKMNGLEFLEKLMRLRPMPVVMISTLTEEGSNVTLKALELGAVDFITKPKLGVTEGMQTLTDDIVGRIRIAAQARIRRHSASTVAPNRPQPISGHILHTTEKVIFIGSSTGGTEALKEVLTRMPADAPAIMMTQHMPETFTQSFAQRLNSLSAMTVKEAVHNERIMPGHAYLAPGHSHLLVRRSGAYYYAELSQAAPVNRHRPSVDVLFNSAAQAVGANAIGVMLTGMGRDGAAGMLAMREAGAYTIAQDEASCVVYGMPKAAVEVGAVQEVAPLQNIAGRILDRLAQRG; from the coding sequence ATGTTCAAAATCAAAGTCCTCATCATCGACGACTCCGCGCTGATCCGCAGTGTGCTCAAGGAGCTGATCAACAGCCAGCCCGACATGGAGGTAGTCGGTGTCGCGCCCGATCCCTACGCCGCGCGCGAGCTGATCAAAGAGACCAATCCCGACGTGCTCACCCTCGATGTCGAGATGCCGAAGATGAATGGCCTCGAGTTTCTCGAGAAACTGATGCGCCTGCGGCCGATGCCGGTGGTGATGATCTCGACCCTGACCGAGGAAGGCTCCAACGTCACCCTCAAGGCCCTGGAACTGGGCGCGGTGGATTTCATCACCAAACCCAAGCTGGGCGTGACCGAGGGCATGCAGACGCTGACCGACGACATCGTCGGTCGCATCCGCATCGCGGCGCAGGCCCGCATCCGCCGGCACAGCGCCAGCACCGTGGCGCCGAATCGGCCGCAGCCGATCAGCGGCCACATCCTGCATACCACGGAGAAGGTAATCTTCATCGGTTCCTCGACCGGCGGCACCGAGGCGCTGAAGGAGGTGCTGACCCGGATGCCGGCCGATGCCCCGGCGATCATGATGACCCAGCACATGCCGGAGACCTTCACCCAGTCCTTCGCCCAGCGATTGAACAGCCTGTCGGCCATGACCGTGAAAGAGGCCGTGCATAACGAACGGATCATGCCCGGCCATGCCTACCTGGCGCCGGGTCACTCGCATCTCCTGGTCCGCCGCAGCGGCGCCTACTACTACGCCGAGCTGTCGCAGGCGGCACCGGTCAACCGCCACCGGCCCTCGGTCGACGTCCTGTTCAACAGCGCCGCCCAGGCGGTCGGCGCCAACGCCATCGGCGTCATGCTCACCGGCATGGGCCGCGACGGCGCAGCGGGCATGCTGGCCATGCGCGAGGCCGGGGCCTACACCATCGCCCAGGACGAAGCGAGCTGTGTGGTCTACGGCATGCCCAAGGCGGCGGTGGAGGTCGGCGCCGTGCAGGAAGTGGCGCCGCTACAGAACATCGCCGGGCGCATCCTCGACCGGCTGGCGCAGCGTGGCTGA
- a CDS encoding STAS domain-containing protein: protein MQISSRSTDNQTTLSLQGRFDFHTHRDFRGAYEQALEDAATREIVIDLGGVDYLDSSALGMLLLLRERAESLGKTVSLSKMQGTVKQVLDVANFDKIFVMKP, encoded by the coding sequence ATGCAAATCAGCAGCCGCAGCACCGACAACCAGACCACCCTGTCGCTCCAGGGTCGCTTCGATTTCCACACCCACCGGGACTTCCGGGGCGCCTACGAACAGGCCCTGGAAGATGCCGCCACCCGCGAGATCGTCATCGACCTCGGCGGCGTCGACTACCTCGACAGCTCGGCCCTGGGCATGCTGTTGCTCTTGCGCGAGCGGGCCGAGAGCCTGGGCAAGACCGTGTCCCTGAGCAAGATGCAGGGCACGGTCAAGCAAGTCCTCGACGTCGCCAATTTCGACAAGATCTTCGTCATGAAGCCTTGA
- a CDS encoding fused response regulator/phosphatase, translated as MRPLKVLIVDDTLANAKLVETVVNRLGHTSILAENGQRALDLFESEQPDLVLMDVMMPVMDGITATQALRARLRSLNRWVPILLLSALDDISDIVRGLEAGADDYVVKPVNIQLLKAKLQNFTHQVEMQEQILRHTAELEHWHAMAQQQSELGSHIMDRLINAGGVSNALVSQFNIPADTFSGDLICAARTPDDITHLLLADATGHGLPAALSAIPIAGAFYRMTEKGFPISSIAREMNTKLRQFLPADRFVAATLAAIDVKDQVIEVWNGGNPSALLIGASGNLLKDWPSQHPPLGVLPEAAFSELVETISYKEDCNLLICSDGLWEAESPSGQRIDRGRILDLFAATDKDQHLTGLQSLVQNHLAGAPALDDISGLLAWIPIERRAVPRVEGGQAKPHLSHKGEWHLAISYWADELKYLDVVPDLLDLICQVQVLKPHKSSLFIVLSELFNNALDHGLLGLDSKLKASGDFEQYMQQREARLTELDDGRIDISFWLHNSDDATVLDIKLTDSGDGFDYERYLDEESLLRQTALPHGRGLALVRSLCSQLRYAGSGNQVIARYVL; from the coding sequence ATGCGACCGCTCAAGGTCCTGATCGTCGACGACACCCTGGCCAACGCCAAGCTGGTCGAGACTGTCGTCAACCGCCTGGGCCACACCTCGATCCTGGCCGAAAACGGCCAGCGCGCCCTCGATCTGTTCGAATCCGAGCAGCCCGACCTGGTGCTGATGGACGTGATGATGCCGGTGATGGATGGCATCACCGCCACCCAGGCCCTGCGTGCCCGCCTGCGCAGCCTCAATAGATGGGTGCCGATCCTCCTGCTGTCAGCCCTCGACGACATCAGCGACATCGTGCGCGGCCTCGAGGCCGGCGCCGACGACTATGTGGTCAAGCCGGTCAACATCCAGCTGCTCAAGGCCAAGCTGCAGAACTTCACCCACCAGGTCGAGATGCAGGAACAGATCCTGCGGCACACGGCCGAACTGGAACACTGGCACGCCATGGCCCAGCAGCAGTCCGAGCTGGGCAGCCACATCATGGACCGCCTGATCAACGCCGGCGGCGTCAGCAACGCCCTGGTCAGCCAGTTCAACATCCCGGCCGACACCTTCAGCGGCGACCTGATCTGCGCCGCGCGCACACCGGACGACATCACCCATCTGCTGCTGGCCGACGCCACCGGCCACGGTCTGCCGGCGGCGCTGAGCGCCATCCCCATCGCCGGCGCCTTCTATCGGATGACCGAAAAGGGCTTCCCGATCTCCAGTATCGCCCGCGAGATGAATACCAAGCTGCGCCAGTTTCTGCCGGCCGACCGCTTCGTCGCCGCCACCCTGGCCGCGATCGACGTCAAGGACCAGGTGATCGAGGTCTGGAACGGTGGCAATCCCAGCGCCCTGCTGATCGGCGCGAGTGGCAATCTGCTCAAGGACTGGCCTTCGCAGCACCCGCCGCTCGGCGTGCTGCCCGAGGCGGCGTTCTCCGAACTGGTCGAGACCATCAGCTACAAGGAAGACTGCAACCTGTTGATCTGTTCCGACGGCCTCTGGGAAGCGGAAAGTCCCAGCGGCCAGCGCATCGACCGCGGGCGCATCCTCGACCTGTTCGCCGCGACCGACAAGGATCAACACCTGACAGGCCTGCAGTCACTGGTGCAAAACCACTTGGCCGGGGCTCCCGCCCTGGACGACATCTCCGGCCTGCTGGCCTGGATTCCCATCGAGCGCCGGGCCGTGCCGCGCGTCGAGGGCGGCCAGGCAAAGCCCCATCTCTCGCACAAGGGCGAATGGCACCTGGCCATCTCCTACTGGGCTGACGAATTGAAATACCTCGACGTCGTGCCCGACCTGCTGGACCTGATCTGCCAGGTCCAGGTGTTGAAGCCGCACAAGAGTTCGCTGTTCATCGTCCTCTCAGAGCTGTTCAACAACGCCCTCGATCACGGCTTGCTCGGGCTCGACTCCAAGCTGAAGGCGAGCGGCGACTTCGAACAATACATGCAACAACGGGAGGCCAGGCTGACTGAGTTGGATGACGGCCGGATCGACATCAGCTTCTGGCTGCACAACAGCGACGACGCGACTGTGCTCGATATCAAGCTGACCGACAGTGGCGACGGCTTCGATTACGAGCGGTATCTGGATGAAGAAAGCCTGCTCAGACAGACCGCGCTGCCGCACGGCCGTGGCCTGGCCCTGGTCCGCAGCCTGTGCAGCCAGCTGCGCTATGCCGGCAGCGGCAACCAGGTGATCGCCCGCTACGTTTTGTAA
- the ptsP gene encoding phosphoenolpyruvate--protein phosphotransferase, whose product MSFTLHGIGVSGGYAIGRAQLYSHARLEVPHYVLREEHLAEEIARFAEAIEQVRAEMLSTRDHIPEGAPAELAAFLDLHLMFLDDSMIAEVPKQLIQDTRCNAEWALAQQTEALIGQFEAIEDAYLRERKHDVRQVADKILKALMGHPGHAPLKLADEPSVLVAHDLSPADMVLFKRQTFAAFITDLGGSTSHTAILARSLNLPSVMALHNARGLINEGDMLIVDGVAGVVIVDPDNTVLEEYRLRHNQWRLEQQKLKRLKTSPSTTLDGIEVELLANIDMPQDVHEAMEEKAAGIGLFRSEFLFLNRADLPSEEEQFEAYRHVVEATKGRPVVIRTLDVGADKSLAWLPQASVNPALGLRAIRLCLSEPQLFLTQLRAILRASHYGRARILIPMLASLAELDQALALIEQAKDSLRQDGHLFDEAIPVGGMIEIPAAALAAEWFAKKLDFLSIGTNDLIQYTLAIDRTDDAVAHLYDPLHPGVIQLIRHTLAVGRRLKKSVSVCGEMAGDPKLTRLLLGLGLRSFSMHPAHLLSVKQQVLRSHVGELTPQATKLLKAGDPLRIQALLERLNG is encoded by the coding sequence ATGAGCTTCACCCTGCACGGTATCGGCGTCTCCGGCGGCTATGCCATCGGCCGTGCCCAGTTGTATTCCCATGCCCGGCTGGAGGTGCCGCACTATGTGCTGCGCGAGGAGCATCTGGCCGAGGAGATCGCCCGTTTCGCCGAGGCGATCGAGCAGGTGCGGGCCGAGATGCTGTCGACCCGCGACCACATCCCGGAAGGTGCGCCGGCTGAGCTGGCGGCCTTTCTCGACCTGCATCTGATGTTTCTCGACGACTCCATGATCGCCGAGGTGCCCAAGCAGCTGATCCAGGACACCCGCTGCAATGCCGAATGGGCGCTGGCCCAGCAGACCGAGGCCCTGATCGGCCAGTTCGAGGCGATCGAGGACGCCTACCTGCGCGAGCGCAAGCACGACGTGCGGCAGGTGGCCGACAAGATCCTCAAGGCCCTGATGGGGCATCCCGGCCATGCCCCGCTCAAGCTGGCCGACGAGCCTTCGGTGCTGGTCGCCCACGACCTGTCGCCGGCCGACATGGTGCTGTTCAAGCGGCAGACCTTCGCCGCCTTCATCACCGATCTGGGCGGCAGCACCTCGCACACCGCCATCCTCGCACGCAGCCTGAACCTGCCCTCGGTCATGGCGCTGCACAACGCCCGCGGCCTGATCAACGAAGGCGACATGCTGATCGTCGACGGCGTGGCCGGCGTGGTCATCGTCGATCCCGACAACACCGTCCTCGAGGAATACCGGCTACGCCACAACCAGTGGCGGCTGGAACAGCAGAAGCTCAAGCGGCTGAAGACCAGTCCGTCGACCACGCTCGACGGCATCGAGGTGGAGCTCTTGGCCAACATCGACATGCCGCAGGACGTGCATGAGGCGATGGAGGAGAAGGCGGCCGGCATCGGCCTGTTCCGCAGCGAATTCCTCTTCCTCAACCGGGCCGACCTGCCGTCGGAAGAGGAGCAGTTCGAGGCCTACCGCCATGTGGTCGAGGCGACCAAGGGTCGGCCGGTGGTGATCCGTACCCTCGACGTCGGCGCCGACAAGTCGCTGGCCTGGCTGCCGCAGGCCAGCGTCAACCCGGCCCTGGGCCTGCGCGCAATCCGGCTCTGCCTGTCCGAGCCGCAGCTGTTCCTGACCCAGCTGCGCGCCATCCTGCGCGCCAGTCATTACGGTCGGGCACGCATCCTGATCCCCATGCTGGCCAGCCTGGCCGAACTCGACCAGGCCCTGGCCCTGATCGAGCAGGCCAAGGACAGCCTGCGCCAGGACGGGCATTTGTTCGATGAGGCCATCCCGGTCGGCGGCATGATCGAGATCCCTGCCGCCGCCCTGGCGGCCGAGTGGTTCGCCAAGAAACTGGATTTCCTCTCCATCGGCACCAACGACCTGATTCAGTACACCCTGGCGATCGACCGCACCGACGACGCGGTGGCCCACCTTTATGATCCCTTGCATCCGGGGGTGATCCAGTTGATCCGCCACACCCTGGCGGTCGGCCGGCGCTTGAAGAAGTCGGTCTCGGTCTGCGGCGAGATGGCGGGCGACCCGAAACTGACCCGGCTGCTGCTGGGCCTGGGCCTGCGCAGTTTCTCCATGCATCCGGCCCACCTGCTCTCGGTCAAGCAGCAGGTCCTGCGCAGCCATGTCGGCGAGTTGACGCCGCAGGCGACCAAGCTGCTCAAGGCCGGCGACCCGCTGCGCATCCAGGCCCTGCTCGAGCGCCTGAACGGCTGA
- a CDS encoding HPr family phosphocarrier protein encodes MVEREVDIINKLGLHARASAKLTRLAGQFQSEVWLSRESRRVNAKSIMGVMMLAAAKGSRLKLEVHGPDEAEATDALVALIADKFGEGE; translated from the coding sequence ATGGTTGAACGCGAAGTCGACATCATCAACAAGCTGGGCCTGCATGCCCGGGCCTCGGCCAAGCTGACCCGCCTGGCCGGCCAGTTCCAATCCGAGGTCTGGCTCTCGCGCGAGAGTCGCCGGGTCAACGCCAAGAGCATCATGGGCGTGATGATGCTGGCCGCGGCCAAGGGCAGCCGGCTCAAGCTGGAGGTGCACGGCCCGGACGAGGCCGAGGCTACCGATGCCCTGGTCGCGTTGATCGCGGACAAATTCGGCGAGGGGGAGTGA
- a CDS encoding PTS sugar transporter subunit IIA, which yields MIGLLIVAHGTLGESLIECATYVLGGRPAKLLPLDIHDCSNTTEIVAVARAQLAELDTGDGVLVMADIYGATPCNMLCSLIEPGRIELVAGVNLPMLLKVLTYRHEPLPTLIERALQGGRDGTFHVTHCHG from the coding sequence ATGATCGGTCTTCTCATCGTCGCCCACGGCACCTTGGGCGAAAGCCTCATCGAATGCGCCACCTATGTCCTCGGTGGTCGACCCGCCAAGCTGCTGCCGCTGGACATCCACGATTGCTCCAACACCACCGAGATCGTCGCCGTCGCCCGCGCCCAGCTGGCCGAGCTCGACACCGGCGACGGTGTGCTGGTGATGGCCGACATCTACGGCGCCACCCCCTGCAACATGCTGTGCAGCCTGATCGAGCCGGGCCGGATCGAACTGGTGGCCGGGGTCAACCTGCCCATGCTGCTCAAGGTGCTGACCTATCGGCACGAGCCCCTGCCCACCTTGATCGAGCGCGCCCTGCAGGGCGGCCGCGACGGCACCTTCCACGTGACCCACTGCCATGGTTGA
- a CDS encoding type 1 glutamine amidotransferase domain-containing protein has product MHLSDGRDIATGFWAQEFIPPFEAFRQAGHKVDIATPEGRPAVLDALCLAPEFHQDDPGRPARLQAALAALPDWQAPLAATAVNAEDYAAIFFPGGHGPVVDLAGDAAVGRLVAAIHGAGGLIGAICHGPAGLLPARAAGRWPFAGYRMTCFSPEEEREAGLAERLPWLLAERLAALGGQLTFAPPGQAHVVVDRRLITGQNPASAPGLAQAMLNALTTRGAGL; this is encoded by the coding sequence TTGCACCTAAGTGACGGCCGCGATATCGCCACCGGTTTCTGGGCCCAGGAGTTCATCCCGCCCTTCGAGGCCTTCCGCCAGGCCGGCCACAAAGTCGACATCGCCACCCCGGAAGGCCGGCCGGCGGTGCTCGACGCCCTCTGCCTCGCCCCCGAGTTTCACCAGGACGACCCCGGCCGCCCTGCGCGGCTGCAGGCCGCCCTGGCCGCCCTGCCCGACTGGCAGGCGCCGCTCGCAGCAACGGCCGTCAACGCCGAGGATTACGCGGCGATCTTTTTCCCCGGCGGCCATGGCCCGGTGGTCGATCTGGCCGGGGATGCGGCGGTCGGCCGTCTGGTCGCGGCCATCCATGGCGCCGGCGGCCTCATCGGCGCCATCTGTCACGGCCCCGCCGGGCTGTTGCCGGCGCGCGCGGCTGGCCGCTGGCCCTTCGCCGGCTACCGCATGACCTGCTTCTCGCCCGAGGAAGAACGCGAGGCCGGCCTGGCCGAGCGCCTGCCCTGGCTGCTGGCCGAGCGCCTGGCCGCCCTGGGCGGGCAGCTCACCTTCGCCCCGCCCGGCCAGGCCCATGTCGTGGTCGACCGGCGCCTCATCACCGGCCAGAACCCGGCCTCGGCGCCGGGCCTGGCCCAAGCCATGCTGAATGCGCTGACCACGCGCGGTGCGGGGTTATAA